The following proteins are encoded in a genomic region of Pungitius pungitius chromosome 17, fPunPun2.1, whole genome shotgun sequence:
- the LOC119219609 gene encoding prostate stem cell antigen-like, which translates to MTSFLWSCAALFSLFVAVEPLSCYTCDVNILGYCLREAPVNCTTAQDRCVTAVAKFSGHILDIHERGCIENSTCDDSSGTVLTVKYNITRTCCSTSLCNGAGSPRRPLAAALAASLVAAWSL; encoded by the exons ATGACCTCCTTCCTGTGGAGCTGTGCAGCACTGTTCTCTCTGTTTGTGGCAG TTGAGCCTCTCTCGTGTTACACCTGTGATGTGAACATCTTGGGCTACTGCCTCCGCGAGGCTCCTGTGAACTGCACCACAGCTCAGGATAGATGCGTCACTGCAGTGGCCA AGTTTAGTGGCCACATCTTGGACATCCATGAAAGAGGCTGCATTGAGAACTCGACCTGTGATGACAGCAGTGGAACCGTCCTGACTGTCAAGTACAACATCACCAGGACCTGCTGCAGCACCAGCCTGTGCAACGGAGCCGGCTCCCCCCGCCGGCCTCTGGCTGCAGCTCTGGCCGCCTCGCTGGTGGCCGCTTGGAGCCTTTAA
- the spaca4l gene encoding uncharacterized protein spaca4l isoform X1, whose amino-acid sequence MGKIVIVIIGVLASLMLADSLTCNQCKYSLLSFCIGNSALTCPTNTSVCFSGNTTFPDLSGVGFKNQGCKEIDGCNATTNGTLLGISYQTKISCCSSDKCNNAAPSTKMTFTAVIGVAAMALMWGSVL is encoded by the exons ATGGGAAAAATTGTAATTGTGATCATTGGAGTTTTGGCCTCCTTAATGCTGG CGGATTCACTGACCTGCAACCAATGCAAATACAGTCTGTTGAGCTTCTGCATAGGTAACAGTGCTTTGACCTGCCCGACCAACACCAGCGTCTGCTTTAGTGGAAATACTA CTTTCCCAGACCTTTCCGGCGTGGGCTTCAAAAATCAGGGATGCAAGGAGATTGATGGCTGCAACGCCACCACCAACGGCACCCTGTTGGGAATCAGCTACCAGACCAAAATCAGCTGTTGCTCCTCAGACAAATGCAACAACGCCGCCCCGTCCACCAAGATGACCTTCACCGCCGTCATCGGTGTAGCCGCCATGGCCCTCATGTGGGGAAGCGTTTTGTAA
- the spaca4l gene encoding sperm acrosome membrane-associated protein 4 isoform X2, translated as MNRVLLQLVAVGFCFAVVQALQCYECKFGVGNLCATSKVTCATGEQCFSGVGEAAGFVSIKMKGCLELAKCNKTEDTVLPGNTTVYKMYKTCCNSDLCNAAPGTSGLSTALATIAALFVANTLL; from the exons ATGAACAGAGTTCTTCTCCAGCTCGTTGCAGTCGGATTCTGCTTTGCAGTCG TTCAAGCTCTGCAGTGCTACGAATGCAAATTTGGCGTCGGGAACCTATGCGCTACATCCAAAGTCACTTGTGCAACCGGAGAACAGTGCTTCAGTGGTGTTGGGGAGGCAG CCGGCTTTGTGAGCATCAAGATGAAGGGCTGTCTAGAATTGGCCAAGTGCAACAAGACGGAGGACACGGTGTTACCCGGCAACACCACCGTCTACAAGATGTACAAGACGTGCTGCAACAGCGACCTGTGCAACGCGGCGCCCGGGACCTCCGGCCTGAGCACGGCGCTCGCCACCATCGCTGCTCTGTTTGTGGCCAACACCCTGCTCTAA